A genomic segment from Streptosporangium roseum DSM 43021 encodes:
- the pafA gene encoding Pup--protein ligase, translated as MDRRIFGLENEYGVTCTFRGQRRLSPDEVARYLFRRVVSWGRSSNVFLRNGARLYLDVGSHPEYATPECDNVVELVTHDKAGERILEGLLVDAEKRLREEGIAGDIYLFKNNTDSAGNSYGCHENYLVGRHGEFGRLADVLIPFLVTRQIVCGAGKVLQTPRGAVYCVSQRAEHIWEGVSSATTRSRPIINTRDEPHADAERFRRLHVIVGDSNMSETTMLLKVGATDLVLRMIEAGTVMRDLSLENPIRAIREVSHDMTGRRRVRLANGREASSLEIQQEYLSKARDFVDRRGGDEISHRVLELWERTLNAVETGNLDLVAREIDWVTKYQLIERYRKKYDLPLSSPRVAQLDLAYHDVHRRRGLFYLLQKRGAVERVASDLKIFEAKSVPPQTTRARLRGEFIRKAQEKRRDFTVDWVHLKLNDQAQRTVLCKDPFRSVDERVDKLIAGM; from the coding sequence ATGGATCGTCGCATCTTCGGGCTTGAGAACGAGTACGGCGTCACCTGCACGTTCAGGGGGCAGCGGCGGCTGTCACCCGACGAGGTCGCGCGTTATCTATTCCGCCGGGTCGTCTCCTGGGGCCGATCGAGCAACGTCTTTCTGCGCAACGGCGCCCGCCTCTACCTGGACGTGGGCAGCCACCCCGAGTACGCCACCCCCGAGTGTGACAACGTCGTGGAACTCGTCACCCACGACAAGGCGGGGGAGCGCATCCTGGAGGGACTCCTCGTCGACGCCGAGAAGAGGCTCCGCGAGGAGGGCATCGCCGGCGACATCTACCTGTTCAAGAACAACACCGACTCGGCCGGAAACTCCTACGGCTGCCACGAGAACTACCTGGTCGGGCGGCACGGCGAGTTCGGCCGCCTGGCGGACGTGCTCATCCCCTTCCTGGTGACCCGGCAGATCGTCTGCGGCGCCGGGAAGGTGCTGCAGACCCCCCGCGGAGCGGTCTACTGCGTCTCCCAGCGGGCCGAGCACATCTGGGAGGGCGTCTCCAGCGCGACCACCCGGTCGCGCCCCATCATCAACACCCGTGACGAGCCGCACGCCGACGCCGAGCGCTTCCGCCGCCTGCACGTCATCGTCGGCGACTCCAACATGAGCGAGACGACCATGCTGCTCAAGGTCGGCGCCACCGACCTGGTGCTGCGCATGATCGAGGCGGGCACGGTGATGCGCGACCTGTCGCTGGAGAACCCGATCCGGGCGATCCGGGAGGTCTCCCACGACATGACCGGGCGGCGGCGCGTGCGGCTGGCCAACGGCCGGGAGGCGTCCTCGCTGGAGATCCAGCAGGAATACCTCTCCAAGGCCCGCGACTTCGTCGACCGCCGCGGCGGCGACGAGATCAGCCACCGGGTGCTGGAGCTGTGGGAGCGGACGCTCAACGCCGTCGAGACCGGCAACCTGGACCTGGTCGCCAGGGAGATCGACTGGGTGACCAAATACCAGCTCATCGAGCGCTACCGCAAGAAGTACGACCTTCCCCTGTCGAGCCCCCGGGTCGCCCAGCTCGACCTGGCCTACCACGACGTGCACCGCCGCCGTGGCCTGTTCTACCTCCTGCAGAAGCGCGGCGCGGTGGAGCGGGTGGCCTCCGACCTGAAGATCTTCGAGGCCAAGTCCGTGCCGCCGCAGACCACCCGGGCGCGGCTGCGCGGGGAGTTCATCCGCAAGGCGCAGGAGAAGCGCCGCGACTTCACCGTCGACTGGGTGCACCTGAAGCTCAACGATCAGGCGCAGCGCACCGTGCTGTGCAAGGACCCCTTCCGCAGCGTGGACGAGAGGGTGGACAAACTTATCGCCGGCATGTGA
- the prcA gene encoding proteasome subunit alpha — protein MPFGYVSPEQQMRDKADYARKGIARGRSVVVLQYEHGILFVAPNPSRALHKISEIYDRIGFAAVGRYNEFEALRLGGIRYADINGYNYARDDVTARGLANLYAQNLGQIFTESMKPFEVEIVVAEVGDSSDEDHIYRLTFDGSVFDETGLVAMGGQAEAVAGRLKERYRDGLPLAEALEAALFALTEPGGERSPASQLEVAVLDRNRPHRKFLRLAGPRLERLLAEGSATSATSATPGEAEAPATAPEGDVDTGSNG, from the coding sequence ATGCCTTTTGGATATGTCTCGCCCGAGCAGCAGATGCGGGACAAGGCGGACTACGCGCGAAAGGGGATCGCGCGGGGCCGTAGCGTCGTCGTGCTGCAGTACGAGCACGGCATCCTGTTCGTCGCCCCCAACCCCTCCCGGGCCCTGCACAAGATCAGCGAGATCTACGACAGGATCGGGTTCGCCGCGGTCGGCCGCTACAACGAGTTCGAGGCGCTGCGTCTCGGCGGCATCCGCTACGCCGACATCAACGGCTACAACTACGCGCGCGACGACGTCACCGCGCGCGGCCTGGCCAACCTCTACGCGCAGAACCTCGGCCAGATCTTCACCGAGTCGATGAAGCCGTTCGAGGTCGAGATCGTGGTGGCCGAGGTCGGCGACTCCTCCGACGAGGACCACATCTACCGCCTCACCTTCGACGGCTCGGTCTTCGACGAGACCGGTCTGGTGGCGATGGGCGGTCAGGCCGAGGCGGTGGCGGGCCGGCTCAAGGAGCGTTACCGCGACGGGCTGCCGCTGGCCGAGGCGCTGGAGGCGGCGCTGTTCGCGCTGACCGAGCCGGGCGGTGAGCGCTCTCCGGCCAGCCAGCTGGAGGTCGCGGTGCTCGACCGCAACCGTCCGCACCGCAAGTTCCTGCGGCTCGCCGGCCCGCGGCTGGAGCGCCTGCTGGCCGAGGGGTCCGCCACGTCCGCCACGTCCGCGACGCCCGGGGAGGCCGAGGCTCCGGCCACCGCCCCCGAGGGAGACGTCGACACCGGTTCGAACGGCTGA
- the prcB gene encoding proteasome subunit beta, giving the protein MGSHRDLPAGMVNHIFTNSGISSFTEFVGSYAPDLLPGRNETLAAPVGDRIPHATTIVAATCAGGVVMAGDRRATSGNIISQRDMEKVFRTDDYSCMGIAGTASTGIEMARLYRVELEHYEKMEGRTLSVAGKANRLATMIRGNLGMAMQGLVVVPLFAAYDPEIDGGRIFGYDVGGGPYEQQQYHSIGSGSIFARGSLKKLYRENASPEEVVLTLIHALYDAADDDSATGGPDVTRKIWPVVAQITADGFHRLSDEEVGGHVQTVLQERMSSPDGPVAPLR; this is encoded by the coding sequence GTGGGATCGCACAGGGACCTGCCCGCCGGCATGGTGAATCACATCTTCACGAACAGCGGCATTTCCTCGTTCACCGAGTTCGTCGGCTCCTACGCGCCGGACTTGTTGCCCGGCCGAAACGAGACCCTGGCAGCCCCGGTCGGCGACCGGATTCCACACGCCACCACGATCGTCGCGGCGACCTGCGCGGGTGGCGTGGTGATGGCCGGTGACCGCCGGGCGACCTCGGGAAACATCATCTCCCAGCGAGACATGGAGAAGGTGTTCCGCACCGACGACTACTCGTGCATGGGCATCGCCGGGACGGCGAGCACGGGCATCGAGATGGCCCGGCTCTACCGGGTCGAGCTTGAGCACTACGAGAAGATGGAGGGCCGCACGCTCTCCGTGGCGGGCAAGGCCAACCGGCTCGCCACCATGATCCGCGGCAATCTCGGCATGGCGATGCAGGGCCTGGTCGTGGTGCCGCTGTTCGCCGCCTACGACCCCGAGATCGACGGCGGCCGGATCTTCGGCTACGACGTGGGAGGCGGCCCCTACGAGCAGCAGCAGTACCACTCGATCGGCTCCGGCTCGATCTTCGCGCGGGGCTCGCTGAAGAAGCTCTACCGGGAGAACGCCTCGCCCGAGGAGGTCGTGCTGACGCTCATCCACGCCCTGTACGACGCCGCCGACGACGACTCGGCGACCGGCGGCCCCGACGTCACCCGTAAGATCTGGCCCGTCGTAGCGCAGATCACCGCCGACGGCTTCCACCGTCTGTCCGACGAGGAGGTGGGCGGGCACGTCCAGACCGTCCTCCAAGAGCGGATGAGCTCCCCCGACGGCCCCGTCGCCCCGCTGCGCTAA
- a CDS encoding extracellular solute-binding protein, with protein sequence MRLFRRPVLIATLTTAVLALPACGSGAPAGEEGITLTITANAISGGKNAAGAEWIKQWVIPRFEAAQKAAGHEVRVLFQPNGVGDEQYKTKVALDLKSRTGADVIDLDGIWVGEFAQAGYLKPLTELGGTAVETWEGWKQIPQAVQGLGIFEGKKYGLPQGTDGRVLYYNRELFGRAGLPEPWQPRSWQEILDAGAALKRLPGVTPIQINAGTAMGEATTMQGALPLLAGTGTEIYTGGRWAGSSQAVKDVLEFYRQIYSGGLGDPKLQQEAKGRDKSFAEFADGRIGILAEGDYFWRSVIDPKTGVAPMAERDRVVGYARIPARRPGAGVRGQDFVSLSGGAVRVLNPFSKHPRQAWELLSFMHSAEAVKAELAGAARVTSRSDVNAEVLAADPMLRFVSEEILPITVYRPGLAVYPQVSAALQEATADIVSGRPVQEAAAAYRAKVEGLVGGSGNVAD encoded by the coding sequence GTGAGACTCTTCCGCCGACCTGTCCTGATTGCGACACTGACGACCGCCGTCCTCGCGCTGCCCGCCTGCGGCTCCGGCGCCCCCGCCGGGGAAGAGGGCATCACCTTGACCATCACCGCCAACGCCATCTCCGGCGGCAAGAACGCGGCAGGCGCCGAGTGGATCAAACAGTGGGTCATCCCCAGGTTCGAGGCCGCGCAGAAGGCGGCGGGACATGAGGTCCGCGTGCTGTTCCAGCCGAACGGCGTGGGCGACGAGCAGTACAAGACCAAGGTCGCGCTGGACCTGAAGTCGAGGACCGGCGCCGACGTGATCGACCTCGACGGGATCTGGGTCGGCGAGTTCGCCCAGGCCGGATACCTCAAACCCCTCACCGAGCTGGGCGGGACGGCCGTCGAGACGTGGGAGGGGTGGAAGCAGATCCCCCAGGCCGTGCAGGGCCTGGGCATCTTCGAGGGCAAGAAGTACGGGCTGCCGCAGGGGACCGACGGACGGGTCCTGTACTACAACAGGGAGCTGTTTGGGAGAGCCGGCCTGCCGGAACCCTGGCAGCCGAGGAGCTGGCAGGAGATCCTCGACGCGGGAGCGGCGCTGAAGAGGCTGCCCGGCGTGACGCCGATCCAGATCAACGCGGGCACCGCGATGGGCGAGGCGACCACGATGCAGGGCGCGCTGCCCCTGCTGGCCGGCACCGGCACGGAGATCTACACCGGCGGCAGGTGGGCCGGCTCCTCGCAGGCGGTCAAGGACGTGCTGGAGTTCTACCGGCAGATCTACTCCGGCGGCCTGGGCGATCCGAAGCTCCAGCAGGAGGCCAAGGGCCGCGACAAGTCCTTCGCCGAGTTCGCCGACGGCAGGATCGGCATCCTGGCGGAGGGCGACTACTTCTGGCGGTCGGTGATCGACCCCAAGACGGGCGTGGCTCCGATGGCCGAGCGCGACCGGGTGGTGGGCTACGCCAGGATCCCGGCCAGGCGGCCCGGCGCCGGAGTCCGCGGCCAGGACTTCGTCAGCCTGTCCGGCGGGGCCGTACGGGTGCTGAACCCCTTCTCGAAGCATCCCCGGCAGGCGTGGGAGCTGCTGTCGTTCATGCACTCCGCCGAGGCGGTCAAGGCCGAACTGGCCGGAGCCGCCCGCGTCACCTCCCGCTCCGACGTCAACGCCGAGGTCCTCGCCGCCGACCCGATGCTGAGGTTCGTCTCCGAGGAGATCCTGCCGATCACCGTCTACCGCCCCGGCCTGGCCGTCTACCCCCAGGTGTCGGCGGCCCTGCAGGAGGCGACGGCGGACATCGTCTCCGGCAGGCCCGTCCAGGAGGCTGCCGCCGCCTACCGGGCCAAGGTGGAGGGGTTGGTCGGTGGCTCCGGCAACGTCGCCGACTGA
- a CDS encoding carbohydrate ABC transporter permease: protein MSTDAAGLGRGRAVAFALPALVLIGTFLIFPAIWTIYLGLTDYRLTGAAAADPRLVGAGNYATALGDERFRDSVWLTAQFVLGSAIIGQAGLGFALAWIMRDRRGPVRRVVEALVLLSWILPGSVVAFLWIALLDRDGGTLNALLGTPGAAWLLDHPMLSIIVFNTWRGTAFSMMLYSAALENVPPSHLETARLAGASALQQLRDVVLPRIKGHVLTNVLLTSLWTFNDFTPFLITAGGPEGRSEILPVYVYNVALRDGRLGFGAAVSLLILAINLVFALAYLRLLRDRREVPG from the coding sequence ATGAGCACTGACGCGGCGGGGCTGGGGCGCGGCCGGGCGGTCGCGTTCGCGCTGCCCGCGCTCGTGCTCATCGGGACATTCCTGATCTTCCCGGCGATCTGGACCATCTACCTCGGGCTCACCGACTACCGGCTGACCGGGGCGGCGGCGGCCGACCCCCGGCTGGTGGGGGCCGGCAACTACGCCACCGCCCTGGGCGACGAGCGGTTCCGGGACTCGGTCTGGCTGACCGCGCAGTTCGTGCTGGGATCGGCGATCATCGGGCAGGCGGGACTGGGGTTCGCCCTCGCGTGGATCATGCGCGACCGGCGAGGACCCGTGCGCCGGGTCGTCGAGGCATTGGTGCTGCTGTCGTGGATCCTGCCGGGCTCGGTGGTGGCGTTCCTGTGGATCGCCCTGCTGGACCGCGACGGCGGCACCCTCAACGCCCTGCTCGGCACCCCCGGCGCGGCCTGGCTGCTCGACCACCCGATGTTGTCGATCATCGTGTTCAACACCTGGCGGGGCACCGCCTTCTCGATGATGCTCTACTCCGCGGCCCTGGAGAACGTGCCGCCGTCCCATCTGGAGACCGCCCGCCTGGCCGGGGCGTCCGCCCTCCAGCAGCTGCGCGACGTGGTCCTGCCCCGGATCAAGGGACACGTCCTGACCAACGTGCTGCTGACCAGCCTGTGGACGTTCAACGACTTCACCCCCTTCCTGATCACCGCCGGCGGCCCCGAGGGACGCTCGGAGATCCTGCCCGTCTACGTCTACAACGTGGCCCTGCGCGACGGGCGGCTCGGCTTCGGCGCGGCCGTCTCCCTCCTCATCCTCGCGATCAACCTCGTCTTCGCCCTGGCCTACCTGCGCCTGCTCCGCGACCGCCGGGAGGTCCCCGGATGA
- a CDS encoding carbohydrate ABC transporter permease, producing the protein MNLVGHVLGRIASAVLLAVVAAFFALPMLWLASAPFDAHPSITVSLPEFTLDNFRAILDNPYALGSIGNSIIQAGGAAALVVVLAALAAYALSRVRVPGRDALLYVLLLMSSVVTGTAAMVPIFELASRLDLVDTHLGVVLTVSGGLLPAAIFILKDFMDATPTSYEESARVFGASPLQILRHIVVPTVRPGLATIAVWAVANVWGGFLLQYILLRDPGKSPGSVVLYTLYTEGGQPDLSLISTFSLLYSLPVVLMYLFVSSRYGFRFHGGIKR; encoded by the coding sequence ATGAACCTCGTCGGGCACGTGCTCGGCCGGATCGCCTCGGCCGTCCTCCTCGCGGTCGTCGCCGCCTTCTTCGCGCTGCCGATGCTCTGGCTGGCCTCGGCGCCGTTCGACGCACACCCCTCGATCACGGTGTCGCTCCCGGAGTTCACGCTGGACAACTTCCGGGCCATCCTCGACAACCCCTACGCGCTCGGCTCCATCGGCAACTCGATCATCCAGGCGGGCGGCGCGGCGGCCCTCGTGGTCGTCCTGGCCGCGCTGGCCGCCTACGCCCTGTCCCGGGTCAGGGTGCCCGGCCGCGACGCGCTGCTCTACGTGCTGCTGCTGATGTCGTCGGTGGTCACCGGGACCGCGGCGATGGTGCCGATCTTCGAGCTGGCCTCCCGCCTCGACCTGGTCGACACCCATCTGGGGGTCGTCCTCACCGTCTCCGGTGGCCTGCTCCCCGCGGCGATCTTCATCCTGAAGGACTTCATGGACGCCACCCCCACCTCCTACGAGGAGTCAGCGCGGGTCTTCGGCGCCTCACCGCTGCAGATCCTGCGGCACATCGTCGTCCCGACGGTGCGGCCGGGCCTGGCCACGATCGCGGTGTGGGCCGTGGCCAACGTGTGGGGCGGCTTCCTGCTCCAGTACATCCTGCTGCGCGACCCGGGGAAATCCCCCGGCTCGGTCGTCCTCTACACCCTCTACACCGAGGGCGGCCAGCCCGACCTCTCCCTCATCTCGACGTTCTCGCTGCTCTACTCGCTGCCGGTGGTACTGATGTACCTGTTCGTCAGCAGCAGGTACGGCTTCCGCTTCCATGGAGGGATCAAGCGGTGA
- a CDS encoding ABC transporter ATP-binding protein, which yields MISVHGLTKVFPGGVRALDSLDLDIGEGEFFALLGPSGCGKTTLLRSIAGLETPTSGRIGIGGTDVTALAPGRRDVAMVFQDYALFPHMDVAANIAYPLRIKKTPRARREARAAEVADRLSLTGLLGRRPGQLSGGQQQRVALARAIACRPRVFLFDEPLSNLDARLRLEARTFLKRLQDELGVTTVFVTHDQGEALALAHRIAVMDAGRIAQIGTPAEIFHRPATTFVASFIGSTPMNLLPGTVGDGVLHVAGAALPAPGDLPEGEPIVYGVRPEYTDLSATRREDGFPGEVAVLENLGTASLVTLQGPDHLVQAVVGEGHEPAVGTAAWAVPRRGRALVYHDGRLAGQA from the coding sequence GTGATCTCCGTGCACGGCCTGACCAAGGTGTTCCCCGGCGGAGTGCGGGCGCTCGACTCCCTCGACCTCGACATCGGAGAGGGCGAGTTCTTCGCGCTGCTGGGCCCCTCCGGCTGCGGCAAGACCACGCTGCTGCGGAGCATCGCCGGCCTCGAGACCCCCACCTCGGGGAGGATCGGCATCGGCGGGACCGACGTGACCGCGCTCGCGCCCGGCCGCCGCGACGTCGCCATGGTGTTCCAGGACTACGCCCTCTTCCCCCACATGGACGTCGCCGCCAACATCGCCTACCCGCTGCGGATAAAGAAGACGCCCCGCGCCCGGCGCGAGGCCAGGGCCGCCGAGGTCGCCGACCGGCTCAGCCTGACCGGACTGCTCGGCAGGCGCCCCGGGCAGCTCTCGGGCGGCCAGCAGCAGCGGGTCGCCCTCGCGCGGGCCATCGCCTGCCGTCCCCGGGTGTTCCTGTTCGACGAGCCCCTGTCCAACCTCGACGCCCGGCTCCGCCTGGAGGCCCGCACCTTCCTCAAACGCCTGCAGGACGAGCTCGGCGTCACCACCGTGTTCGTCACCCACGACCAGGGCGAGGCCCTCGCGCTGGCCCACCGGATCGCCGTCATGGACGCCGGGCGGATCGCCCAGATCGGCACCCCTGCCGAGATCTTCCACCGGCCCGCCACGACCTTCGTCGCCTCCTTCATCGGCTCGACCCCGATGAACCTGCTGCCCGGCACGGTCGGCGACGGCGTGCTCCACGTGGCGGGGGCCGCGCTGCCCGCGCCCGGTGACCTGCCCGAGGGGGAGCCCATCGTGTACGGCGTGCGTCCCGAGTACACCGACCTGTCGGCCACCCGGCGCGAGGACGGCTTCCCCGGCGAGGTCGCCGTCCTGGAGAACCTCGGCACCGCCAGCCTCGTCACCCTGCAAGGCCCGGACCACCTCGTCCAGGCCGTCGTCGGCGAGGGCCACGAGCCCGCCGTCGGCACGGCCGCCTGGGCCGTCCCCCGGCGCGGACGCGCCCTCGTCTACCACGACGGCCGGCTGGCGGGCCAGGCATGA
- a CDS encoding CehA/McbA family metallohydrolase: MRALRVTGRWTPEDRLASPVHDVPFELPADARGFTVRLSYDRSAGVLDLGCHGPLGFRGWSGGARSEYTITPAWATPGYLSGEPEPGLWRILLGLHRVPPGGLPYELSVIPHLSPPVTPPAGPGLRPPPPPREPAATRRGLPSLGGLRWLAGDLHTHTVHSDGSLSVSELACLAADRGLDFLAVTDHNTVSHHTELPAAATYAAITLIPGQEVTTDLGHANAFGDIGWIDFRDSPDLWARTVRDRGGVLSINHPVAGDCAWRHPMTARPPAVEVWHWSWWDRTWGAPLAWTQLWSAGATMIGGSDYHRPEEGHPPGDPTTWVLAGDPLEGLRAGGTAVSATPDGPLLLRHGDDFLIVGGDGLVLWGPDTRRAVIGDRVTVPARPGPHRLETYRNEVMALCT, encoded by the coding sequence ATGAGGGCGCTGCGCGTCACCGGCCGCTGGACCCCGGAGGACCGCCTGGCCTCCCCCGTCCACGACGTCCCGTTCGAGCTGCCCGCCGACGCCCGCGGTTTCACCGTCCGGCTCTCCTACGACCGCTCCGCGGGCGTGCTGGACCTCGGCTGCCACGGGCCGCTGGGCTTCCGCGGCTGGTCCGGCGGCGCCCGCTCCGAATACACGATCACCCCCGCCTGGGCCACCCCCGGCTACCTGTCCGGCGAGCCCGAACCCGGCCTCTGGCGGATCCTGCTCGGCCTCCACCGCGTCCCGCCGGGCGGCCTGCCGTACGAGCTGAGCGTCATCCCGCACCTGTCCCCGCCCGTCACGCCGCCCGCCGGGCCCGGCCTGCGGCCCCCTCCCCCGCCCCGCGAGCCGGCCGCGACCAGGCGCGGCCTGCCCTCGCTCGGCGGGCTGCGCTGGCTCGCCGGGGACCTGCACACCCACACCGTCCACTCCGACGGCTCGCTCAGCGTCTCCGAGCTCGCCTGCCTGGCCGCCGACCGGGGCCTGGACTTCCTCGCCGTCACCGACCACAACACCGTCAGCCACCACACGGAGCTGCCCGCCGCCGCCACCTACGCCGCCATCACCCTCATCCCCGGCCAGGAGGTCACCACCGACCTCGGCCACGCCAACGCCTTCGGCGACATCGGCTGGATCGACTTCCGCGACAGCCCCGACCTGTGGGCGCGGACCGTGCGGGACAGGGGCGGGGTGCTGTCGATCAACCATCCCGTCGCCGGCGACTGCGCGTGGCGCCACCCCATGACCGCGCGGCCGCCCGCCGTCGAGGTGTGGCACTGGAGCTGGTGGGACCGGACCTGGGGCGCGCCGCTGGCCTGGACGCAGCTCTGGTCGGCCGGGGCGACGATGATCGGCGGCAGCGACTACCACCGGCCCGAGGAGGGCCACCCGCCCGGCGACCCCACCACCTGGGTGCTCGCCGGCGACCCCCTCGAAGGGCTGCGCGCCGGCGGCACCGCCGTGTCCGCCACCCCCGACGGGCCGCTGCTGCTCCGCCACGGCGACGACTTCCTCATCGTCGGCGGCGACGGGCTGGTGCTGTGGGGGCCGGACACCCGCCGGGCCGTCATCGGCGACAGGGTCACCGTCCCGGCCCGGCCCGGACCCCACCGGCTGGAGACCTACCGCAACGAGGTGATGGCACTGTGCACGTGA
- a CDS encoding Gfo/Idh/MocA family protein yields MHVKVAIAGLGVAAQVIYLPLLARRRELFEVTAVCDLDPAQAESIGRQSGARWFADPAAMLDHGGFDALVVLTPGSHGALVAAALERGLAVLCEKPLAYSQAEARAPGDTTRLMVGYMKQYDPAVRRAVALLAGRPVRHLDVTVLHPTGEAQLAFARVRPSRPSPAALEPWLRADEEALDAALGAASAPIRSLYSGVVLGSLSHDLALMRTFGGPPAGVEHTAVWDGPSLEVCGALERGRYSLRWHYLPRHPAYRETVSVHHEDGTLELVFPSPYLMNAPTVLTSSSLDGTTEVRTVHRDMSEAFERQLEAFHALVTEGTPPLTGLAGGLADIVTAQKIIKSVAGPSIGGEARDA; encoded by the coding sequence GTGCACGTGAAGGTCGCGATCGCGGGGCTGGGGGTCGCCGCGCAGGTCATCTACCTGCCGCTGCTGGCCAGGCGCCGGGAGCTGTTCGAGGTGACCGCCGTGTGCGACCTCGACCCCGCGCAGGCCGAGTCCATCGGGCGGCAGAGCGGGGCGCGGTGGTTCGCCGACCCCGCGGCGATGCTCGACCACGGCGGCTTCGACGCGCTCGTCGTGCTCACCCCCGGATCCCACGGGGCCCTCGTCGCCGCCGCGCTGGAGCGCGGCCTGGCCGTACTGTGCGAGAAACCCCTCGCCTACAGCCAGGCCGAGGCCCGCGCGCCGGGCGACACAACGCGGCTGATGGTGGGCTACATGAAGCAGTACGACCCGGCCGTACGGCGGGCGGTCGCGCTCCTGGCAGGACGCCCCGTCCGGCACCTGGACGTCACCGTGCTCCACCCCACCGGCGAGGCCCAGCTCGCCTTCGCCCGCGTCCGGCCCTCACGCCCCTCCCCGGCGGCCCTCGAACCGTGGCTCAGAGCCGACGAGGAGGCCCTGGACGCCGCCCTGGGGGCCGCCTCCGCACCGATCAGGTCGCTGTACTCCGGAGTCGTGCTCGGCAGCCTCAGCCACGACCTGGCGCTGATGCGCACCTTCGGCGGCCCGCCCGCCGGCGTCGAGCACACCGCCGTGTGGGACGGGCCCTCCCTGGAGGTCTGCGGGGCACTGGAGCGGGGCCGCTACAGCCTGCGCTGGCACTACCTGCCCCGCCACCCCGCCTACCGGGAGACCGTCAGCGTCCACCACGAGGACGGCACGCTGGAGCTGGTCTTCCCCTCCCCCTACCTGATGAACGCCCCCACCGTCCTGACCTCCAGCTCCCTGGACGGGACCACGGAGGTCAGGACGGTCCACCGCGACATGTCCGAGGCCTTCGAACGCCAGCTTGAGGCCTTCCACGCCCTCGTCACCGAGGGCACTCCCCCGCTCACCGGGCTCGCCGGCGGCCTGGCGGACATCGTGACGGCCCAGAAGATCATCAAATCGGTCGCCGGCCCGTCCATCGGAGGCGAGGCGCGTGACGCCTGA